Within Clostridia bacterium, the genomic segment CGTCATGGGGTGCGTCTGGAACGCCTTTGCAAGGAAGTTTGATTTCTTCTTGTCCTGCAGCTTGATCTTCTCGAAAAACTGAATGAACGCCGCCGGATCGTAACCCGTCGCGTACTGATACTCGATGCCCAGCAGGTCCGCTTCGCGCTCGGCGTCCCGGCTGAACTTCAGAAACGACATCGGCACGGCCAATCCCGCTACCTGCCGGACTGCATACCCTGCCGGTCCGCCGACGAAGATCAGGGGAATGGAAGCGATATTCCATATCTCGCCCTTCGTCGCGTTCTTCGTCGCGTGCCGTGCGGCGACGTGCGCGATCTCGTGCGCCATGACGCCTGCCAGTTCGGCTTCGCTGTCGGCTGCCATAATCAGCCCACTATTCACGTAGAAGAAGCCGCCTGGCAGCGCAAACGCATTGACCTCGTCGTTGTCGACAACTTTGATCGTGAACGGAACCTGCGCGTCCGAATTGCGGACGATCTGTTGTCCCAATCGGTTTATATACTCCGTGATAACCGGATCACTAAGCAGCTTCGAGCTGCTCTCTACTTCCAGCGATAGCTCCTTGCCGAGCGCCTGTTCCTTAGTGAGCGAGTATAGGTTGATCCCCTTGCCTACACCGCGGTAACCGATTCTGCTGATGTCGTACTTCTTGCCGAATTTCTTCCCTAACTTGTGCCCAGCCTCCCGCAAATCTACGCTGGGCAGCGGCGCAACGCGCGGCAGCAGAACCCTGTCGAAAGTGGGTAAGCTACGGGGCAGGTCATCGACAGATATTGCCGGTGGACCTGGAACCGAACTTTGGGCCGCAGGTAAAGCGATCTGAGCCCTGGCCGGCACAGGGGCCAATCCACCAAAAACCAGCAGCACCGCGCAACGCACAATATTGGAAAAGGACCAACCCGGCGATACAAAAGGATGGAAGTTGCGGGAGACCTGGGGAACTGACACGCTGCACCAACTTCTAGGCCCGACGGCGGTTTGCTGCCGCTCTCGCCCGCCAGGGCTCCACCGAGGCGAGCGTGTTTAGTTTAGAGACCAGCGACGGGCACCTTGTTGCCCAATCTAGTGTGTACGATCTAGTAAATGTGCGACGACATACGTCTCGCATGGCCTCGAACAGGCTTGCCCTGGGTGCCTGCGCGCTTCGCCTCTGGAACAAAGACTTGAGTGCAATACGCTCATACCCTTGACTCGCGCGTTGCCTTTCCACTATTATTGGCACTCGTTGGGTTGGAGTGCTAACAATCAGCTCAGGGGTTCTCCCGAGGCTTCTCCCCCCAGCACAGGTTTCCTGGAGTGCAGCTCCGCTGAACACCTCAGCGGTTCTTCTGGGACAGTCAAAACGCCGTACATCAATGAACAGATTCGAAAGGAGTTTTCGAGATGGCAACGAAGCTTACTCCGCTGCATGACCGCATCGTGGTCCGCCGCGTCGAGGAATCAGAGACGACCCGTGGTGGCATTATCATCCCCGATTCCGCAAAAGATAAGCCGCAGGAAGGCGAAGTCATCGCCGTCGGCAAAGGAAAGAGCAACGAGGAAGGCAAAATCAGCCCCCTGGAAGTCAAGGCTGGCGACCGCATCCTCTTCGGCAAGTATGCCGGCACCGAAATCAAGATCGATGGCGAAGAGTTCCTCATCATGCGTGAGGAAGAAGTTCTCGGCATCCTCGAAGGCGCAGCCAAGAAAGCCTCGAAGTAAGTTTCTGCGGGCGTCCCTTGCCCGCACCGAACCTTGCGCGACTCGCCACCCGCGACTCGCGACTGATCTAGGAGATTTGATTATGGCAAAACAGATTGTGCACGGCGAGGAGTCCCGTCAGGCGATCCTCCGTGGCGTCAATGTTCTGGCAGACGCCGTGAAAGTTACGCTCGGTCCCAAGGGCCGCAACGTCGTTATAGAAAAGAAGTTCGGTTCCCCGACCATCACCAAGGACGGCGTTACCGTTGCGAAAGAAATCGAACTGAAGGATTCGCTCGAGAATATGGGCGCGCAGATGGTTCGTGAAGTCGCCAGCAAGACAAGCGATGTTGCCGGTGACGGCACCACGACGGCGACCGTTCTCGCCCAGTCCATTTTCCGCGAGGGCGTCAAGACCGTTGCCGCCGGCGCGAACCCAATGGCGCTGAAGCGCGGCATCGACAAGGCCATCCAGACCGTTTGCGGCACCCTCGACAAAGACGGCAACCGTAACAAGGGCACGCTCGACGAGCTTTCGAAGCCCGTCACCGGCGAAATGATTGCCCAGGTCGGCACCATTTCCGCTAACAACGATGACACGATCGGCCACATCATCGCCGAAGCGATGAAGAAGGTTGGCAAGGACGGCGTCATCACCGTTGAAGAAGCCAAGACGATGGAAACGCAGCTGGAAGTCGTCGAAGGCATGCAGTTCGATCGTGGCTACCTTTCACCGTACATGGTCACCGATCCCGAGCGCATGGAAGCAATTCTCGAGAACGCGCTCATCCTCATTCACGAGAAGAAGATCTCCTCAATGAAGGATTTGCTCCCCATCCTCGAGCAGATCGCCAAGGCAGGCCGTCCTCTGCTCATTATTGCTGAAGACGTCGAAGGCGAGGCTCTTGCCACGCTCGTCGTCAACAAGCTCCGTGGCACGCTGCAAGTTTGCGCCGTAAAGGCCCCTGGCTTCGGCGACCGCCGCAAGGCAATGCTGCAGGACATCGCCATCCTCACCGGCGGCAAGGCCGTTACCGAAGATCTCGGCATCAAGCTTGAGAACGTTCAAATGGGCGATCTCGGCCAGGCCAAGAAGATTACCGTCGACAAGGACAACACCACCATCGTCGAAGGGAAGGGCAAGTCGGGCGACATCGAAGGCCGCGTGAAGGAAATTCGCAGCCAGGTCGACAAGACCACCAGCGACTACGACCGCGAGAAGCTCCAGGAACGCCTGGCGAAGCTCGTCGGCGGCGTTGCCGTGATCAAAGTCGGCGCGGCGACCGAAACCGAAATGAAGGAAAAGAAAGCTCGCGTCGAAGACGCGATGCACGCTACCCGCGCTGCCGTCGAAGAAGGCATCGTCCCGGGCGGCGGTGTAGCCCTCATTCGCTGCATCCCGGCGATTGAAGCGCTCGGCAAGAGCCTTGAAGGCGATGAGCGCATCGGCGCCAACATCGTCAAGCGCGCCCTCGAAGAGCCTCTCCGCCAGATCGTCGCCAACGCTGGCGAAGAAGGCGCAGTGATCATCGGCCGCATCCGTGATTCGAAGGACATCGCTTTCGGCTACAACGCCCAGAGCAGCGAATTCGTGGACCTGGTGAAGGCCGGCGTCATCGACCCGACCAAGGTAACCCGCACCGCACTGCAGAACGCAGGCTCCATCGCCTCGCTCATGCTGACGACGGAAGCCCTCGTAGCCGAAATCCCGGAGGAGAAGAAAGAAGCTCCAATGCCCGGCGGCCATGGCGGCGGAATGGGAATGTACTAAGAAGCAGTAGCTAGCTGATAACGGAAAGCCCCGCTCGCTTGGAGCGGGGCTTTTCTTGTGCACCCAGAGCGCTAACCGCCGCCCCATTTGCGCGAGCGTCATTCGCGGTGAGCACATAGCTCTTCACGCGACACTCTTGTCCGCTTCGTGTTCGTTCCATGCCGCTCAATCGCCGTTTCTCTCCATTCAGCGCAGCGATGGTTGACGACTGCCCTGGCATTTTGTATTCTGCATAACGATGTTGACCGCGACCACCAACGCCACCATGGCCATGTGCATGTACATGCTGCACAGCCGTGGGTGCTTGCGTCCGGTCGCCAGATGATTCGATAGTCGACAAATAACGCAAAGTTCAAACGACCCACGGCTTCAACCGTGGGTCGTTTTGTTTTGCGGCGAAGAATTCATAGGAGATGTATCCAATGTCCACCAACGCCAGCCCTTACCGCCTCGCCACGCTTGCCGTTCACGGCGGCCAGCAGCCCGACCCGACGACCAAGTCCTGCGCCGTCCCGATTTATCAGACAAGTTCCTATGTCTTTGATGACGCCGACCACGCAGCTCGACTTTTTGCGCTCCAGGAGTCCGGCAACATCTATACGCGGATCATGAATCCGACTACCGATGTCTTCGAGAAGCGCATTGCGGCCCTCGAAGCCGGCGTCGCTGCCCTGGCTGTTGCTTCCGGGTTAGCTGCCGAGACACTGGCGATCACGACTCTTGCCAACGCCGGTGACGAAATCGTCTCCACCACTTCGCTGTACGGCGGCACGTATAACCTGTTCCACTACACGCTGCCGAAACTCGGCATTCACGTGCGCTTCGCCGATGCTGCCGATTTCGATGCGATCCGTGCGGCGATCAATGATCGCACCAAGGCCATTTACACCGAGTCGCTCGGCAATCCCAAGCTCGACGTCGCAGATATCGAAGCGCTGGCCGCCATCGCACACGAATTCGGCTTGCCGCTCATTGTGGACAATACATGCGCTTCGCCAGCGCTCTGTCGGCCCATCGAGTGGGGTGCCGATATCGTCATCAACTCCGCGACTAAGTTCATCGGCGGACACGGCACCACGATTGGCGGCGTCATCGTTGACGCTGGACGCTTCGACTGGGCAGCCTCCGGGCGCTTCACCGCCTCATTCATCGAACCCGATCCCTCCTACCACGGAGTCACTTACACTGGCGTTTTCGGCAATCTCGCTTTCATCGTCAAGGCTCGCGTACAGGGCCTGCGCGATACCGGCGCGTGCCTCTCTCCCTTTAATTCTTTCCTGCTTCTCCAGGGCTCCGAGACGCTTCACCTGCGCATGGAGCGCCACTCGGAGAACGCGCTCGCTGTCACGAAGTTCCTCTCCGAGCATCCGTCCGTTGATTGGGTGAACTATCCCGGCCTGCCGTCCAGCGCGCACCACAAGCTGGCGAAGAAATATCTGCCAAAGGGCTCCGGCGCGCTCGTCACCTTCGGCATTCGCGGCGGATTCGAATCGGGCAAAAAGCTGATGAATTCGCTCAAGCTGTTTAGCCTCTTGGCGAATATCGGCGACGCTAAGTCACTTGTCATACATCCCGCTTCCACCACGCACCAGCAACTCACGGAAGATCAGCAGGGCGACACCGGTGTAACCCCTGAACTGATCCGCCTGTCCGTCGGCATAGAGGATATTCGAGACATCATCGGCGACCTCGACCAGGCGCTGTCCGTCGCAGTCCACGGCCACTCACGAGAATCGGCAGGAGCGCGCTGACATGGCGTCCATCGTTCATCATTTGACGCAAGGCAACGTTATTTTCGCCGAGCGAGAACCTTTCAAACTCGAGTGTGGTGGAGAACTCAGCCCCGTCACTATTCGGTATGCCATTTTCGGCGAGCCGAACGCTGTGGGCGATAATGTCGTGCTCGTCTGCCACGCTCTCTCCGGTTCCGCGCGCGTGGATCAGTGGTGGCCAGAACTGTTCGCGCCCGGCGGTGCCCTCGCCAATGAACGCTGGTGCGTTGTCTGCACCAACATTCTCGGCTCCTGTTACGGCTCGACTGGACCCGGCTTGGTCGATCCATCCACCGGCAGGCCCCACGGCGCAGACTTCCCGGTCGTCACCATCTCTGATACCGTCCGCGCGCAAGCACACGTGCTCACCGCGCTCGGCATCGATCACATTCGAGCTGTTATCGGTGCGTCCATCGGCGGTATGCAGGCGCTTGAGTGGGCCATACGCTATCCGGAGCGCGTGGACGACTGCGTCGCAATCGCTGCCGCGCCTCTTTCGCCGCTGGGGCTTGCGCTCAATCACGTGCAGCGCCTGGCGATCGAATCTGCGGTGGACGAGCGTTCCGGGCTGCGCCTCGCACGAGCGCTTGCCATGTGTACCTACAAATCAGCAGAGCTGTTCTCGGAGCGCTACGGCCGCAAGCCTAACCGCGCCGGAGACGAACCGTGGTCATCGCCCTCGGGACGCTTCGACGTTGCCGGATACCTCGATCACCAGGGGCGCATCTTCCAGGATCGGTTCGATGGCGCCAGCTATGCCGCCATCACTCGCGCCATGGACCTCTGGGACCCCGAACACGAACACGGCCCCGCAGCGTACGAGCGCGTTGCTGCCCGTGTGTCACTCGTAGGCATCTCGTCCGACTGGCTCTTCCCTGCCGAAGATGTTCGCACGTTGGCTACCAAGCTACGCAACTCCGGTTGTGACTGCACTTACACGGAAATCCAATCCGCACATGGGCACGACGCATTCCTAGCCGAACCGCAGCACGTGAACACGCTGCTCAACGCAATTCTTCATGAACCAGCAGCAAGGCCCGGCACAGCATTCGCTGCCTTCGCCAGCCAGGAGGAACAGAATGGCACAACTCGTTGAACTCCCCCAGACCGCAACTTCCAACCCATTTCCTCGCACGCTGCTTAGCGATCGCGTCGCCATCGTCACCGGAGCCTCTCGGGGCATCGGACGCGCCGTAGCGCTGCGTCTGGCTGAATCCGGCGCTCGCGTGGTTGTCAACTATCTGCAACACGATGATGCCGCCGAGGAAGTCCTCTCCGGCCTTCGCGAACTTGGCGCGCTGGCTTTCGCCGTCAAGGGCGACGTGAGCGATGTAAAAGTTGCGCAATCATTGGTGGACCAGACCGTCGCCGAGTTCGGGCGTGTAGATGTCCTTGTTGCAAACGCTGGAATCTGGGAGGGAGCGCCCGTCGAGCAGATGAAGGAGGCGTTGTGGGACCGCGTGCTCGACGCCAACCTGAAAGGAACCTGGACCTGTTGTCGCGCCGTCGTGCCCGCAATGAAGCGCGTTGGCGGCGGATCGATCGTCATCGTTAGCTCTACGGCCGGTCAGCGCGGCGAAGCCGGTTTCTCCAACTATGCGGCCTCAAAAGGCGGACAGATCAGCTTCGCGAAATCGCTCGCAACGGAATTGGCGCCCATCATCCGCGTCAACTGCGTCGCGCCCGGCTGGGTAGACACCGATTTGAACACCGAGGTATTCAAGAACGGCAGCCGCGCCGATATCGCACGCGCCATCCCATTGCGTCGCATCGCCACCGCAGACGACGTCGCCAACCCAATCGTATTTCTCGCCTCTGATTGGGCTCGCCACATTAGCGGCGAAGTCCTCAACGTGAACGGCGCCGCCGTCCTCTGCGGATAACGAAGCTGATGGTTCGGGTTTGTTAGGGCCCTGCGCGCCGATCATCAACAATTGGCTCGAAAGGTGTGCAGCGCGTATGATGATTTGCTCTCTTCTAACTTCTTCCTGGAGCCGATATGAAGGCCCGAACCATCGCACTGTTTCTACTTGTATTCGGCTGCTCTGCCCTGTTCGCACAGGGCGCACCTGCCAATTCTTCAACAGATAACCAAGCGACGAACGCCGCTTCCAGCGCTATGTACGCACCTGTGCACGTGTACGATGCCGCGCGCGACGCCGCCAGCGATATCGACAGCGCCGTCAAGGAAGCTGCCCGAACAGGCAAGCGCGTTCTCGTAGAGGTCGGCGGACTTTGGTGTAGCTGGTGTAAATATATGGACAAGTTCTTCGACCAGAACACCAACGTGCGTCAATTGCGCGACGATAACTTCGTGTTGGTGAAAGTGAACTTCAGTCCCGAAAACGAAAACAAGACGGTACTTGCAAAGTACGGCAACGTACCAGGATACCCACACATATTCGTGCTCGATTCCGACGGCAAGCTGCTGCACTCGCAGGAAACGGCCAACCTTGAGGAGGGCCGCGGTTACAGCGCGAAGGCAGTCACGACATTTCTGAACAAATGGGCTCCCGCACGCGCATCGTAGTCCGAACGCATGACCGCTGTAGTTTATGGTGGCTAGAGTTCGAGATGCCTGCGGCACTGCTGTGGGCATCTGCGCGTTCCCATATCAACCATGAGACTGCTGATCGTCCTTCATCATCGCTTTGAGCTTTGGAATGCCCCCGACTGGGTTCCGACGCGATTGCGTCAAGACTTTTCCAACTTGGAAGTAGTTCACCTCAAGAACTACGACGAGATCGACCGCGAGATTGTGGACGCCGAAGTTGCGGTGCTTTGGTCCCTCCGCCCTGAGCAGTTGCGTGCCGCCAAACGGTTGCGTTGGATTCACTCTCCCGCGGCTGCCGTGCATGCGCTGATGATCCCAGAAGTCATTGCCAGCGACATCGTTGTGACCAATGCCAGTGAAGTGCACGGGCACGTTGTCGCCGAGCACGCCGTGGCGATGGTGTTCGCACTCAGCAAACGACTCCATCGCACCATGCACTACCAGCACGCGCGAACTTGGGGCCAGAATCAGCTATGGGATGAGCGTCCACGGCCTAGAGAACTTCGTGGGGCAACGCTCGGCGTAATTGGCCTCGGCGCGATCGGCCGCGAAGTCGCGCGTATGGCAAACGCGATCGGCATGAACACCCTCGCCGTACGGGAACATCCCGAGCGCGGCAGCGCGCCCGCGCTCCAAGTCGTCGGCTTCGAGAGCATCGACGAGGTTTTGGGACGTTCCGACTTCGTTGTCCTCGCCGCGCCCCTCACGCCGAAGACGCGGGCTTGCATCAACGCCGATAGACTGCGGGCCATGAGGCCAGAGGCCTACTTCGTCAACGTCTCCCGCGGTGCTCTGGTGGATGAACCAGCGCTCATCGACGCCCTGCGCAACAGCCGCATAGCCGGAGCCGCGCTGGACGTCTTCGCCAACGAGCCACTCTCAGGCGACTCTGAGTTGTGGAGTTTGCCGAATCTGATCATCACGCCGCACTCGGCCGCCGCGACCGAGAACCTGTGGGAACGTCATTATCAACTGCTCGCCGAAAATCTGCGCCGTTACAAATCGGGAGAACCGCTGCTCGGCGTTGTGGACAAGCAGAAAGGCTATTAAGCAGCTTTATGGCGAGTGTCACTGGTCAGCTTCAGAATGCGCTGCGTGTTAGTGTTAGCATGATTCCAGGAGGGTTCGCGTGATCCGTATGTTGACGGGATTGGTTTCAATGTTCGCACTCGTCGCCGGGATGGCCATGGCACAATCCGGTAATGATAAACCGCCGGCAGTCGAAGGTACCCCGGTAAAGACCGCGTCGGGGCTGCAGTATTGGGACGTGAAGACAGGCACTGGCGCAACCGCCGTGGCTGGCATGAACGTGAAGGTGCACTACACAGGCTGGCTAGAGAATGGCACAAAGTTCGACAGCTCTGTGGACCGCAACGAGCCATTCGAGTTCCCTCTTGGCGGACACCGCGTCATCAAGGGCTGGGACGAGGGCGTGGCAGGCATGAAGGTTGGCGGAAAGCGCCGGCTGCGCATCCCGCCTGACCTGGGTTACGGCGCCAGAGGCGCTGGCGGCGTGATCCCGCCGAACGCCACGCTGCTTTTCGATGTCGAACTACTCGACGTGAAGTAGCTCGAACTCACTCAATGTGCATCACAAAAGCCCCGCGTGATCAGCGGGGCTTTCCATTTGCGGTTGCGTTTGCGCTACTTCGGCGAAAGCAGTATGCGGAGATCCTGTCCTGTCATTTCCTTGGGTTGCTGGACACCGAGAACGCCGAGGACCGTAGGCGCAATATCCTGAAGCGCACCATCGGTGCGTAAACGGAAATGATTGGCGTTTTCGCTGACAAGGATGAGCGGAACGGGATTGGTCGTGTGCGCAGTCTGCGGACCGCCAGTCGCCGGGTCAACCATCTGCTCGGCGTTGCCGTGATCTGCGGTGACGATCATCGCGCCGCCGCGCTGCTTGACTGCCGTGTAGATGCGACCGAGGCAGGCGTCGACCGTCTCAACCGCTTTGACCGTCGGTTCGATCAGGCCGCTGTGTCCGACCATATCGGCGTTCGCGAAGTTCACAACCATCACATCGAAAGTGCCATCTTCCACGGCTTTGACAACAGCATCAGCGACACCGCTGGCGTTCATCTCGGGCGTTAAGTCGTAGGTCGCGACCTTGGGAGACTGCACAAGCATGCGATCTTCGCCGGGAAACGCCGTCTCGATGCCGCCATTGAAGAAGTACGTGACGTGCGCGTACTTCTCTGTCTCAGCCACGCGCAGGTTGCGCATATTGAGCGAACTCATGACGTTCGCGAGAATGTTGCCCAGCGACTCAGGCGGAATCACGCATGGAAGCTTGAACTTGGAGTCGTACTGAGTCATGCAGATGTACGTCAAATTGCGCGGGCACTCACTGCGCGGGATGACCGCGTCGAGCGCTTCCCAGTCCGGCAGGTCGCGTCCGCCACTTGGAGTGATACCGCTCTCGCGCGCAAGGCAACGAGTGATCTGGCGAGCGCGGTCCGCACGGTAATTGAAATTGATGACCACATCTTCATCGCGGATAGTCGCGACAGGTTCGCCCTTGTTGTCCACACAGACGAACGGAAGGATGAACTCGTCGGTGATGCCCTTGTTGTAAAACTCTTTCATCGTCTGCACAGGATCGATGGACGTACCGCCCTGCGCCTTGCCGTGCACCATGGCATCAAAGGCGAGCCGCTCGCGATCCCACTTCTTGTCGCGATCCATGGCGTAATAGCGGCCACTGACGGTGGCGAGGCGTCCAACGCCCCCGAGTTCGCGCACTTTCTGCTGAAGCTGGTCAATGTAAGCCGCGCCGTTCGTCGGAAGAGTGTCGCGACCGTCCATGAACGCGTGAACAAAAGCGCGTTCTACGCCGTTCTGCTTCGCCATCTTGAGCAAGGCGTAGAGATGATTCTGGTGCGAGTGCACGCCGCCATCGGAAAGCAGTCCGCAGAAATGCAGCCTGCGCCCGCCCGCCTTCGCCTGCTTCATCGCAGCGAGCAAGACGGGATTCGAGAAGAGTTCGCCATTCTCGATCATCAGGTCGATCTTGGTGATGTCCATATAAACGATGCGGCCAGCACCCATATTCAGGTGCCCTACTTCGCTGTTGCCCATCTGCCCGGTTGGCAGGCCGACAAAGCGTCCGCTGGTGTGGACAAGCGTGTTCGGGAATGTGGTAAGCAGTTTGTCGTAGGTAGGCTTGTGCGCGAGCGAAATCGCGTTCGCGGGCGACGGCGGCGCATAGCCCCAGCCATCAAGGATGATGAGGATGAGCGGCTTCGGTCTAGTCATTCTTCGGATACCTTTTTCGATGCAGAGACGCGGAGGATGAACGCAGATGAAGGATGTGGCTGAACATGATCGAGCCGGCGGACTAAGGCTTCGGAGCAGCGGTTGTGCTGCTCCAAAGCCGTGTCGATGCCGCGATTCTTACGCGCTCGCTTCTTCGCCGATTTCGCCGTTGTAGTTCAACGCGCCGAGGCCAAGGAAGTTTGCCGCCATGCCGAGTTCTTCTTCGATGCGGAGCAACTGGTTGTACTTGGCGATGCGGTCGGTGCGCGATGCAGAACCGGTCTTGATCTGTCCTGCGCCGGTGCCAACCGCCAGGTCTGCGATGAACGTGTCCTCGCTCTCGCCAGAGCGATGCGAAATAACGGCGGTGTAACCATTGCGCCGCGCGAGTTCGATCGCTTCCAGCGTTTCCGTTACGGTTCCGATCTGGTTGACCTTGATGAGAATGGAATTAGCGACGCCGTTCTCGATGCCGCGCGCGAGGCGTTCAGTATTCGTAACGAACAGGTCGTCGCCAACAAGCTGAATTTTGCCGCCCATTTCATCGGTCATCAGTTTCCAGCCATCCCAGTCATCTTCGGCAAGGCCGTCTTCGATGGAGACGATGGGATATTGGCGCGCCCAATCGGCCCAGAAGCGAACCATCTCTTCGCTGGACTTCGCCGACTTATCGGACTTCTTGAAGATGTATTTGCCGTCCTGGAAAAACTCGCTGGCAGCGGGATCGAGCGCGATGGCGATCTGTTCGCCCGGCGTGTAGCCAGCCTGCTGAATGGCCTCGAGGATTACCTCGATGGCTTCGACATTGGACTTGAGCGAAGGAGCAAAGCCGCCTTCATCGCCGACCGCGGTGTTGTAGCCGCGTTTCTTGAGCACGCCCTTCAAGGTATGGAAAGTCTCTGTGCCCCAGCGCAGCGCCTCCGAAAAGGAGTCTGCGCCGACGGGCATAACCATGAATTCCTGGAAGTCGACGTTGTTGTCGGCGTGCGCTCCACCGTTCAGGATGTTCATCATGGGAACCGGAAGCAGGTTGCCGTTGAGTCCGCCAAGGTACCGATAGAGCGGCATGTCGTACGAATTTGCAACCGCACGGGCACAAGCCATGCTGACGGCGAGAATCGCGTTTGCGCCCAGACGTCCCTTGTTCTCGGTGCCATCGAGGTCGATCATCTGCGCGTCAATCTCGAGTTGATTGCTGGCATCCATGCCGGTGAGGGCTGGAGCAATTTCGTCGATAACGTTCTGCACCGCCTTCGAAACACCCTTGCCGCCGAAGCGGGCGCTGTCCTGATCGCGGAGTTCGACGGCTTCATGTTCGCCGGTGGAAGCGCCGCTGGGAACGATCGCGCGCCCCTTGGCGCCGCTGAGCAGGGTGACTTCGGCTTCGACAGTGGGGTTACCGCGCGAATCGAGAACTTCGCGAGCGTGGATGATTTCGATTTCGTTCATGATTTGTCCTTTGAAAATGGCAAACGCGCCTGGATTCGAGGAGCAGCACACAGTGCTGGCAAACTGGTATGGGTAAAACGCTGATTATATCGAATCAGGGGCAGGTACGCAGTCTTTCGCAGGATGCTGAGACACATCTTTTTTCGATGCATACTCAACGCATATTCGATGTGCTGTGATCCGCATCGCGGTACAGGTCTTTGAACATCCACGTTGGACATCGAAGCTGTTCATAGGCAGACACTCGTGCTGCGAGAAAACCCAGAACGATGCGGAAGACAAAGTTGTAGACGTACTTGCGCAAGAGGTTAGTCCTATGATTGTCGAGTGAGCGCTTACGATCGCGACAAGCGCAAAACACCCGATACGAGCACAGGCGCCGAACTCCCCTATTGACGCGTATTTCGCGACATCATCAATTCTGTCAATAGAATTTCGTTTATGATAAGTTTCGA encodes:
- a CDS encoding D-2-hydroxyacid dehydrogenase: MRLLIVLHHRFELWNAPDWVPTRLRQDFSNLEVVHLKNYDEIDREIVDAEVAVLWSLRPEQLRAAKRLRWIHSPAAAVHALMIPEVIASDIVVTNASEVHGHVVAEHAVAMVFALSKRLHRTMHYQHARTWGQNQLWDERPRPRELRGATLGVIGLGAIGREVARMANAIGMNTLAVREHPERGSAPALQVVGFESIDEVLGRSDFVVLAAPLTPKTRACINADRLRAMRPEAYFVNVSRGALVDEPALIDALRNSRIAGAALDVFANEPLSGDSELWSLPNLIITPHSAAATENLWERHYQLLAENLRRYKSGEPLLGVVDKQKGY
- a CDS encoding FKBP-type peptidyl-prolyl cis-trans isomerase, coding for MAQSGNDKPPAVEGTPVKTASGLQYWDVKTGTGATAVAGMNVKVHYTGWLENGTKFDSSVDRNEPFEFPLGGHRVIKGWDEGVAGMKVGGKRRLRIPPDLGYGARGAGGVIPPNATLLFDVELLDVK
- the eno gene encoding phosphopyruvate hydratase, which translates into the protein MNEIEIIHAREVLDSRGNPTVEAEVTLLSGAKGRAIVPSGASTGEHEAVELRDQDSARFGGKGVSKAVQNVIDEIAPALTGMDASNQLEIDAQMIDLDGTENKGRLGANAILAVSMACARAVANSYDMPLYRYLGGLNGNLLPVPMMNILNGGAHADNNVDFQEFMVMPVGADSFSEALRWGTETFHTLKGVLKKRGYNTAVGDEGGFAPSLKSNVEAIEVILEAIQQAGYTPGEQIAIALDPAASEFFQDGKYIFKKSDKSAKSSEEMVRFWADWARQYPIVSIEDGLAEDDWDGWKLMTDEMGGKIQLVGDDLFVTNTERLARGIENGVANSILIKVNQIGTVTETLEAIELARRNGYTAVISHRSGESEDTFIADLAVGTGAGQIKTGSASRTDRIAKYNQLLRIEEELGMAANFLGLGALNYNGEIGEEASA
- the gpmI gene encoding 2,3-bisphosphoglycerate-independent phosphoglycerate mutase; protein product: MTRPKPLILIILDGWGYAPPSPANAISLAHKPTYDKLLTTFPNTLVHTSGRFVGLPTGQMGNSEVGHLNMGAGRIVYMDITKIDLMIENGELFSNPVLLAAMKQAKAGGRRLHFCGLLSDGGVHSHQNHLYALLKMAKQNGVERAFVHAFMDGRDTLPTNGAAYIDQLQQKVRELGGVGRLATVSGRYYAMDRDKKWDRERLAFDAMVHGKAQGGTSIDPVQTMKEFYNKGITDEFILPFVCVDNKGEPVATIRDEDVVINFNYRADRARQITRCLARESGITPSGGRDLPDWEALDAVIPRSECPRNLTYICMTQYDSKFKLPCVIPPESLGNILANVMSSLNMRNLRVAETEKYAHVTYFFNGGIETAFPGEDRMLVQSPKVATYDLTPEMNASGVADAVVKAVEDGTFDVMVVNFANADMVGHSGLIEPTVKAVETVDACLGRIYTAVKQRGGAMIVTADHGNAEQMVDPATGGPQTAHTTNPVPLILVSENANHFRLRTDGALQDIAPTVLGVLGVQQPKEMTGQDLRILLSPK